A stretch of the Notamacropus eugenii isolate mMacEug1 chromosome 2, mMacEug1.pri_v2, whole genome shotgun sequence genome encodes the following:
- the SGCA gene encoding alpha-sarcoglycan isoform X2: MTCPGSHRLLSWFGGIVAQQMLYPLIGRVFIHTLEHASFLDLPDTDPRPNTLITFHAHLLGHPDLPRWLRYTQRSPSQPGFLYGTPTLEDRGQQVIEVIAYNRESFETTQKTLVLLVGDPEGPSLPYEAEFLVQSHDVEEVLPSPIGQRFLTALGGLWVPGELQLLNITSALDRGGRVPLPIEGRKEGVYLQVGSARPFSTCLKVVGSPASHDRCTQGQPPLLSCYDSFVPHFRVDWCNVSLVDKSVPALPGPVPTWGDGILEHDPYFCPPTEAPDRDFLTDALITLLVPLLVALLLTLILAYIMCCRREGVLKRNLATSDIQMVHHSTIHGNTEELRQMAANRSVPRPLSTLPMFNVRTGERLPPCSDIAQVPLILDQH; the protein is encoded by the exons GACTCCTATCTTGGTTTGGAGGTATTGTGGCCCAGCAGATGCTGTACCCTCTCATTGGCAGAGTCTTCATTCATACGCTGGAGCATGCTAGTTTTCTGGATCTGCCTGATACTG ATCCCAGACCCAAtactctcatcaccttccatGCCCACCTACTAGGGCATCCAGATTTGCCTCGATGGCTCCGCTACACCCAGCGCAGCCCCAGTCAGCCTGGTTTCCTCTATGGGACCCCTACACTTGAAGACCGAGGTCAACAAGTCATTGAG GTCATAGCGTACAACAGAGAGAGCTTTGAGACAACCCAAAAAACACTGGTGCTGCTGGTAGGGGATCCTGAAG GCCCCTCACTTCCATACGAGGCTGAATTTCTGGTACAAAGCCATGATGTGGAGGAAGTGCTGCCCTCACCCATTGGTCAACGCTTTTTGACTGCCCTGGGTGGCCTCTGGGTGCCTGGGGAGCTACAGTTACTCAATATCACTTCTGCTCTGGACCGTGGGGGTCGTGTCCCTCTTCCTATTGAAGGCCGCAAGGAGGG GGTTTACCTCCAAGTGGGTTCCGCCAGACCCTTCTCCACCTGCTTGAAGGTGGTAGGGTCCCCCGCCAGCCATGACCGCTGCACCCAGGGCCAGCCGCCACTTCTGTCCTGCTATGACAGCTTCGTACCACACTTCAGAGTCGACTGGTGCAATGTTTCCCTG gtgGATAAGTCGGTACCTGCACTACCTGGGCCAGTGCCCACCTGGGGTGATGGCATTTTGGAGCATGACCCATACTTCTGTCCCCCAACAGAAGCACCTGACCGAGATTTCCTGACAGATGCCCTGATCACCCTCCTAGTACCCCTATTGGTTGCCCTGCTTCTTACTCTGATCCTGGCTTACATCATGTGCTGCCGAAGGGAGGGCGT GTTGAAGAGAAACCTGGCTACTTCTGA CATCCAGATGGTTCACCACAGCACCATTCACGGCAACacagaggaactgaggcagatggcAGCAAACCGGTCAGTGCCTCGGCCTCTCTCCACCTTGCCCATGTTCAATGTGCGCACGGGTGAGCGGCTACCTCCCTGCTCTGACATCGCCCAGGTGCCCCTCATCCTGGACCAGCACTGA
- the SGCA gene encoding alpha-sarcoglycan isoform X1, giving the protein MAAALVLVWTYLLIGLLSWFGGIVAQQMLYPLIGRVFIHTLEHASFLDLPDTDPRPNTLITFHAHLLGHPDLPRWLRYTQRSPSQPGFLYGTPTLEDRGQQVIEVIAYNRESFETTQKTLVLLVGDPEGPSLPYEAEFLVQSHDVEEVLPSPIGQRFLTALGGLWVPGELQLLNITSALDRGGRVPLPIEGRKEGVYLQVGSARPFSTCLKVVGSPASHDRCTQGQPPLLSCYDSFVPHFRVDWCNVSLVDKSVPALPGPVPTWGDGILEHDPYFCPPTEAPDRDFLTDALITLLVPLLVALLLTLILAYIMCCRREGVLKRNLATSDIQMVHHSTIHGNTEELRQMAANRSVPRPLSTLPMFNVRTGERLPPCSDIAQVPLILDQH; this is encoded by the exons ATGGCGGCAGCTCTGGTGCTGGTCTGGACTTATCTTCTCATAG GACTCCTATCTTGGTTTGGAGGTATTGTGGCCCAGCAGATGCTGTACCCTCTCATTGGCAGAGTCTTCATTCATACGCTGGAGCATGCTAGTTTTCTGGATCTGCCTGATACTG ATCCCAGACCCAAtactctcatcaccttccatGCCCACCTACTAGGGCATCCAGATTTGCCTCGATGGCTCCGCTACACCCAGCGCAGCCCCAGTCAGCCTGGTTTCCTCTATGGGACCCCTACACTTGAAGACCGAGGTCAACAAGTCATTGAG GTCATAGCGTACAACAGAGAGAGCTTTGAGACAACCCAAAAAACACTGGTGCTGCTGGTAGGGGATCCTGAAG GCCCCTCACTTCCATACGAGGCTGAATTTCTGGTACAAAGCCATGATGTGGAGGAAGTGCTGCCCTCACCCATTGGTCAACGCTTTTTGACTGCCCTGGGTGGCCTCTGGGTGCCTGGGGAGCTACAGTTACTCAATATCACTTCTGCTCTGGACCGTGGGGGTCGTGTCCCTCTTCCTATTGAAGGCCGCAAGGAGGG GGTTTACCTCCAAGTGGGTTCCGCCAGACCCTTCTCCACCTGCTTGAAGGTGGTAGGGTCCCCCGCCAGCCATGACCGCTGCACCCAGGGCCAGCCGCCACTTCTGTCCTGCTATGACAGCTTCGTACCACACTTCAGAGTCGACTGGTGCAATGTTTCCCTG gtgGATAAGTCGGTACCTGCACTACCTGGGCCAGTGCCCACCTGGGGTGATGGCATTTTGGAGCATGACCCATACTTCTGTCCCCCAACAGAAGCACCTGACCGAGATTTCCTGACAGATGCCCTGATCACCCTCCTAGTACCCCTATTGGTTGCCCTGCTTCTTACTCTGATCCTGGCTTACATCATGTGCTGCCGAAGGGAGGGCGT GTTGAAGAGAAACCTGGCTACTTCTGA CATCCAGATGGTTCACCACAGCACCATTCACGGCAACacagaggaactgaggcagatggcAGCAAACCGGTCAGTGCCTCGGCCTCTCTCCACCTTGCCCATGTTCAATGTGCGCACGGGTGAGCGGCTACCTCCCTGCTCTGACATCGCCCAGGTGCCCCTCATCCTGGACCAGCACTGA
- the LOC140530449 gene encoding histone H1.3-like, translating to SGSALLRVFPSTNLEVITPNSPHPAEAGEEEVEGTPTPQHPSPPAAPVSVNSPEGQVPDGTGASGENKADNPKNRRRPSLSEVILWAVAGSKTRRGVSLATLKKAVSNTGFNMVRNAQRFKRVLKGLVAKGVLKQVTGTGVSGSFRMGKKKLKCKKAGRRQRQKRQRKPLPQEEHQKAKGRPKKGSRKQARRSRK from the coding sequence TCAGGATCGGCCCTTCTGAGAGTCTTTCCCTCCACCAACCTGGAAGTCATAACACCTAACTCTCCTCACCCAGCCGAGGCTGGGGAGGAAGAAGTAGAGGGGACCCCTACACCTCAACACCCCTCTCCACCTGCAGCCCCAGTCTCTGTTAATTCCCCAGAGGGACAGGTGCCTGATGGCACAGGGGCATCAGGGGAGAACAAAGCTGACAACCCAAAAAATCGTCGGAGACCGAGTCTGTCTGAGGTGATCCTATGGGCAGTTGCAGGTTCCAAGACACGCCGGGGAGTCTCGCTGGCCACCCTGAAGAAGGCTGTTAGCAACACAGGCTTCAACATGGTCCGCAATGCCCAGCGCTTCAAGAGGGTGCTAAAGGGGCTGGTGGCCAAGGGGGTGCTGAAGCAGGTGACGGGCACTGGGGTCTCAGGCTCCTTCCGAATGGGCAAGAAGAAGCTGAAATGCAAGAAGGCAGGACGGCGCCAGAGGCAGAAGCGCCAGAGGAAGCCGCTGCCCCAGGAGGAGCATCAGAAGGCCAAGGGACGCCCAAAAAAGGGGTCCCGCAAGCAAGCCCGCCGCTCCCGAAAGTAG
- the SGCA gene encoding alpha-sarcoglycan isoform X3: MLYPLIGRVFIHTLEHASFLDLPDTDPRPNTLITFHAHLLGHPDLPRWLRYTQRSPSQPGFLYGTPTLEDRGQQVIEVIAYNRESFETTQKTLVLLVGDPEGPSLPYEAEFLVQSHDVEEVLPSPIGQRFLTALGGLWVPGELQLLNITSALDRGGRVPLPIEGRKEGVYLQVGSARPFSTCLKVVGSPASHDRCTQGQPPLLSCYDSFVPHFRVDWCNVSLVDKSVPALPGPVPTWGDGILEHDPYFCPPTEAPDRDFLTDALITLLVPLLVALLLTLILAYIMCCRREGVLKRNLATSDIQMVHHSTIHGNTEELRQMAANRSVPRPLSTLPMFNVRTGERLPPCSDIAQVPLILDQH, from the exons ATGCTGTACCCTCTCATTGGCAGAGTCTTCATTCATACGCTGGAGCATGCTAGTTTTCTGGATCTGCCTGATACTG ATCCCAGACCCAAtactctcatcaccttccatGCCCACCTACTAGGGCATCCAGATTTGCCTCGATGGCTCCGCTACACCCAGCGCAGCCCCAGTCAGCCTGGTTTCCTCTATGGGACCCCTACACTTGAAGACCGAGGTCAACAAGTCATTGAG GTCATAGCGTACAACAGAGAGAGCTTTGAGACAACCCAAAAAACACTGGTGCTGCTGGTAGGGGATCCTGAAG GCCCCTCACTTCCATACGAGGCTGAATTTCTGGTACAAAGCCATGATGTGGAGGAAGTGCTGCCCTCACCCATTGGTCAACGCTTTTTGACTGCCCTGGGTGGCCTCTGGGTGCCTGGGGAGCTACAGTTACTCAATATCACTTCTGCTCTGGACCGTGGGGGTCGTGTCCCTCTTCCTATTGAAGGCCGCAAGGAGGG GGTTTACCTCCAAGTGGGTTCCGCCAGACCCTTCTCCACCTGCTTGAAGGTGGTAGGGTCCCCCGCCAGCCATGACCGCTGCACCCAGGGCCAGCCGCCACTTCTGTCCTGCTATGACAGCTTCGTACCACACTTCAGAGTCGACTGGTGCAATGTTTCCCTG gtgGATAAGTCGGTACCTGCACTACCTGGGCCAGTGCCCACCTGGGGTGATGGCATTTTGGAGCATGACCCATACTTCTGTCCCCCAACAGAAGCACCTGACCGAGATTTCCTGACAGATGCCCTGATCACCCTCCTAGTACCCCTATTGGTTGCCCTGCTTCTTACTCTGATCCTGGCTTACATCATGTGCTGCCGAAGGGAGGGCGT GTTGAAGAGAAACCTGGCTACTTCTGA CATCCAGATGGTTCACCACAGCACCATTCACGGCAACacagaggaactgaggcagatggcAGCAAACCGGTCAGTGCCTCGGCCTCTCTCCACCTTGCCCATGTTCAATGTGCGCACGGGTGAGCGGCTACCTCCCTGCTCTGACATCGCCCAGGTGCCCCTCATCCTGGACCAGCACTGA